A single Triticum dicoccoides isolate Atlit2015 ecotype Zavitan chromosome 2A, WEW_v2.0, whole genome shotgun sequence DNA region contains:
- the LOC119354028 gene encoding BTB/POZ domain-containing protein At3g49900-like has product MAMEMGRSWQELGVVDTIYEDDHEEEDEEEEEEETEDCFNSPTMSSSAPTSASCSPAAPSASSSLPPALRTAVQGWSRANGSRKPDVIVRVQEHCFHLHRDPITSESSYLKRQLSECSDIAVDLPAGLTVDAFADAVASCYGADVALSPDNLAAAWVAADWLELTAEDGLARRAEDYFFEEVATDHGRAAAVLRSCAAFLGGEAAGAGAGLLVRCLETLAASGGADGRWLEDVAALPLEEFQVVVEAMRARLAHDHDLMYTIVDHYLENHKGKLTEEEKSRLCYNVNCAKLSHHLFMHLVQNPRLPLRFVVQAMLVEQLHSHHSMLLTQHHHAAAAAAPVSAAPLPLPPGLHKRSISGPFSSAVAAATAGDAANMTLGDILQRDAVLRQSAHIRASMDATGHRIDTLERELAGLRCRLRHSEQAAAAATASAAIDRVSAKSASFRIPRSRLWNGEDLSSSTATTGRSVAKGNLSLKSRLVHGFKSLFGRRPGNGVAPPPASSDDAGTDVRVGEKGACASCPPEPEDGYDKEPCKEEWSARPHRRNLSMV; this is encoded by the exons ATGGCCATGGAGATGGGCAGGAGCTGGCAGGAGCTCGGCGTCGTGGACACCATCTACGAGGACGAccacgaggaggaagacgaggaggaggaggaggaggagacggaggACTGCTTCAACTCGCCCACCATGTCCTCCTCCGCGCCCACGTCGGCGTCCTGCTCGCCCGCGGcgccgtccgcctcctcctccctcccgccGGCGCTCAGGACCGCGGTGCAAGGATG GTCGCGGGCGAATGGATCGCGCAAGCCGGACGTGATCGTGCGTGTCCAAGAACACTGCTTCCATCTTCACAGG GACCCGATCACGTCGGAGAGCAGCTACCTGAAGCGGCAGCTGTCGGAGTGCAGCGACATCGCCGTGGACCTACCGGCGGGCCTCACGGTCGACGCGTTCGCCGACGCCGTGGCTTCCTGCTACGGCGCCGACGTGGCGCTGTCGCCGGACAACCTCGCCGCGGCGTGGGTGGCCGCGGACTGGCTGGAGCTGACCGCGGAGGACGGGCTGGCACGCCGCGCCGAGGACTACTTCTTCGAGGAAGTGGCCACGGACCACGGGCGCGCCGCAGCTGTGCTGCGGTCGTGCGCGGCGTTCCTCGGCGGCGAGGCCGCCGGGGCCGGCGCGGGGCTGCTGGTGCGGTGCCTGGAGACGCTCGCAGCGTCCGGCGGCGCGGACGGCAGGTGGCTCGAGGACGTGGCCGCGCTGCCGCTGGAGGAGTTCCAGGTGGTCGTGGAGGCCATGCGCGCGCGGCTCGCGCACGACCACGACCTCATGTACACCATCGTGGATCACTACCTCGAG AACCACAAGGGGAAGCTGACGGAGGAGGAGAAGAGCCGGCTGTGCTACAACGTGAACTGCGCCAAGCTGTCGCACCACCTCTTCATGCACCTCGTGCAGAACCCGCGGCTGCCGCTCCGCTTCGTCGTCCAGGCCATGCTCGTCGAGCAGCTGCACTCGCACCACTCCATGCTGCTCACccagcaccaccacgccgccgccgccgcggctcccGTCTCCGCCGCGCCGCTGCCGTTGCCGCCTGGGCTACATAAGAGGTCCATCTCCGGCCCGTTCAgcagcgccgtcgccgccgcgacCGCCGGGGACGCCGCCAACATGACGCTCGGCGACATCCTCCAGCGCGACGCGGTGCTGCGCCAGTCCGCGCACATCCGCGCATCCATGGATGCCACGGGGCACCGCATCGACACGCTCGAGCGCGAGCTCGCCGGTCTCCGCTGCCGCCTGCGCCATTCCGAGCAGGCCGCGGCTGCTGCCACGGCCTCGGCCGCCATCGACCGCGTGTCCGCCAAGTCGGCCAGCTTCCGCATTCCGCGTAGCCGGCTCTGGAACGGCGAGGACCTCTCGTCCAGCACCGCCACCACCGGCCGCTCCGTCGCCAAGGGCAACCTTAGCCTCAAGTCACGTCTGGTGCACGGGTTCAAGAGCCTGTTCGGCCGGAGGCCAGGGAACGgtgtcgcgccgccgcccgcgagcAGTGATGACGCCGGCACTGACGTCCGCGTCGGCGAGAAAGGCGCGTGTGCGTCATGTCCACCGGAGCCGGAGGACGGCTACGACAAGGAGCCGTGCAAGGAGGAGTGGAGTGCTCGGCCTCACCGGAGGAACCTGTCGATGGTGTGA